In Streptomyces sp. NBC_00704, a genomic segment contains:
- a CDS encoding homoserine dehydrogenase, with amino-acid sequence MRTRPLKVALLGCGVVGSEVARIMTTHADDLAARIGAPVELAGVAVRRPSRVREGIDPALVTTDATALVKRGDLDVVVEVIGGIEPARTLITTAFEHGASVVSANKALLAQDGAALHAAADEHGRDLYYEAAVAGAIPLIRPLRESLAGDKVNRVLGIVNGTTNFILDKMDSTGAGYQEALDEATALGYAEADPTADVEAFDAAAKAAILAGIAFHTRVRLDDVYREGMTEVTSADFASAREMGCTIKLLAICERAADGASVTARVHPAMIPLSHPLASVRGAYNAVFVESDAAGQLMFYGPGAGGAPTASAVLGDLVAVCRNRLSGATGPGESAYAALPVSPMGDVVTRYHISLDVADKPGVLAQVATVFAEHGVSIDTVRQQGRLDGSGEASLVVVTHRASDASLTGTVEALRKLDTVRGVASIMRVEGE; translated from the coding sequence ATGCGTACGCGTCCGCTGAAGGTGGCGCTGCTGGGCTGTGGAGTGGTCGGCTCAGAGGTGGCGCGCATCATGACGACGCATGCCGACGACCTCGCCGCGCGGATCGGTGCTCCCGTGGAGCTCGCCGGCGTCGCCGTGCGGCGGCCGTCCCGGGTGCGCGAGGGCATCGACCCGGCCCTGGTCACCACCGACGCCACCGCGCTCGTCAAACGCGGGGACCTCGACGTCGTCGTCGAGGTCATCGGCGGCATCGAGCCCGCCCGTACGCTCATCACCACCGCCTTCGAGCACGGCGCCTCCGTCGTCTCCGCCAACAAGGCGCTGCTCGCGCAGGACGGTGCCGCGCTGCACGCCGCCGCCGACGAACACGGCAGGGACCTCTACTACGAGGCCGCCGTCGCCGGCGCGATCCCGCTGATCCGGCCGCTGCGCGAGTCTCTCGCCGGGGACAAGGTGAACCGGGTGCTGGGCATCGTCAACGGCACCACCAACTTCATCCTCGACAAGATGGACTCCACGGGCGCCGGATACCAGGAGGCCCTCGACGAGGCCACCGCCCTGGGGTACGCGGAGGCCGATCCGACGGCCGACGTGGAGGCGTTCGACGCCGCCGCCAAGGCCGCCATCCTCGCGGGCATCGCGTTCCACACGCGTGTGCGCCTCGACGACGTCTACCGCGAGGGCATGACCGAGGTGACGTCGGCCGACTTCGCCTCCGCCCGGGAGATGGGCTGCACCATCAAGCTGCTCGCCATCTGCGAGCGGGCCGCCGACGGAGCGTCGGTCACCGCGCGGGTGCACCCCGCCATGATTCCGCTGAGCCACCCGCTCGCCTCGGTGCGCGGCGCCTACAACGCCGTGTTCGTCGAGTCGGACGCGGCCGGGCAGCTCATGTTCTACGGTCCCGGCGCCGGCGGTGCTCCCACCGCCTCCGCCGTACTCGGCGACCTGGTCGCCGTCTGCCGCAACCGGCTCAGCGGGGCGACGGGGCCCGGCGAGTCGGCCTACGCCGCGCTGCCGGTGTCGCCCATGGGCGACGTCGTCACCCGGTATCACATCAGTCTCGACGTCGCGGACAAGCCTGGCGTTCTCGCCCAGGTCGCCACCGTCTTCGCCGAGCACGGAGTCTCCATCGACACCGTGCGGCAGCAGGGCCGACTGGACGGAAGCGGCGAGGCCTCCCTCGTCGTCGTCACCCATCGCGCGTCCGACGCCTCCCTCACCGGGACCGTCGAGGCGCTGCGCAAGCTCGACACCGTGCGGGGTGTCGCCAGCATCATGCGGGTTGAAGGAGAGTAA
- the thrC gene encoding threonine synthase, with product MTHQWRGIIEEYRDRLPVSDSTPVVTLREGGTPLVPAQVLSERTGCEVHLKVEGANPTGSFKDRGMTMAITRAKEEGAQAVICASTGNTSASAAAYAVRAGMVSAVLVPQGKIALGKMGQALIHGAKILQVDGNFDDCLTLARALSDNYPVALVNSVNPVRIEGQKTAAFEIVDMLGDAPDIHVLPVGNAGNITAYWKGYREYAADKVATRTPRMWGFQASGSAPIVRGEVVKDPSTIATAIRIGNPASWQFALAAREESGGFIDEVTDREILRAYRLLAAQEGVFVEPASAASVAGLLKAAEQGKVDPGQKIVCTVTGNGLKDPDWAVAGAPQPVTVPVDAATAAERLGLA from the coding sequence ATGACCCACCAGTGGCGCGGAATCATCGAGGAGTACCGGGACCGGCTGCCGGTTTCCGACAGCACGCCCGTAGTGACGCTCCGTGAGGGCGGCACGCCCCTCGTGCCCGCGCAGGTGCTCTCCGAGCGCACGGGCTGCGAGGTCCACCTCAAGGTGGAGGGCGCGAACCCCACCGGCTCCTTCAAGGACCGGGGCATGACCATGGCCATCACGCGGGCCAAGGAGGAGGGCGCGCAGGCCGTCATCTGCGCCTCCACCGGCAACACCTCCGCCTCCGCCGCCGCGTACGCCGTGCGCGCGGGCATGGTCTCGGCCGTCCTCGTCCCGCAGGGCAAGATCGCGCTCGGCAAGATGGGCCAGGCGCTCATCCACGGCGCGAAGATCCTCCAGGTCGACGGCAACTTCGACGACTGCCTCACGCTGGCGCGTGCGCTGAGCGACAACTACCCGGTGGCGCTGGTCAATTCGGTGAACCCGGTGCGTATCGAGGGGCAGAAGACGGCCGCCTTCGAGATCGTCGACATGCTCGGCGACGCTCCCGACATCCACGTCCTGCCGGTCGGCAACGCGGGCAACATCACCGCGTACTGGAAGGGGTACCGGGAGTACGCCGCCGACAAGGTCGCCACGCGCACGCCCCGCATGTGGGGCTTCCAGGCGTCCGGCAGCGCCCCGATCGTGCGCGGCGAGGTCGTCAAGGACCCGTCGACGATCGCCACCGCGATCCGCATCGGAAACCCGGCCTCCTGGCAGTTCGCGCTGGCCGCGCGGGAGGAGTCCGGCGGCTTCATCGACGAGGTGACGGACCGTGAGATCCTGCGCGCCTACCGGCTGTTGGCCGCGCAGGAGGGCGTCTTCGTGGAGCCCGCGTCCGCCGCGTCCGTGGCCGGTCTGCTGAAGGCGGCCGAGCAGGGCAAGGTCGACCCGGGGCAGAAGATCGTGTGCACCGTCACCGGCAACGGTCTGAAGGACCCCGACTGGGCCGTCGCGGGCGCACCGCAGCCGGTCACCGTCCCGGTCGACGCGGCGACGGCCGCGGAGCGCCTCGGGCTCGCGTAG
- the nrtL gene encoding ArgS-related anticodon-binding protein NrtL, which translates to MTPVELSRAVLCAVRRAVDDGELSVAVPERAVVTPPGPGGRGDYATNIALQLARPAGQTPLRVAEVLRPYLMGAEGVCGVEITGPGFLNLSLDGSAVVDLVRRIRVDGSRYGHSDDLAGQVFEVRVPYEVRAEVLADVLARIIGAQGGLVDVRHDLRDMRHDLRPRGGGRPRGVRLDGGHVDRDVGGGSVLRPVPAPEDPAPLGLDAARWALVHPAPHDRPRITADHLVQREGNPLFRVRYAHARTRAVGRNAADLGFAAEAGPLDAADLVGLLADYPRVLATATATATATVAATALAVAPAPSNRPPSRPSRTSSEPRAVPDFSVPSRLARHLVGVADATLVLLPSVLPRGAEKPSAAHRARLALAEAAGAVLAGGLSLLGIDAPDHL; encoded by the coding sequence GTGACTCCCGTCGAGCTGTCTCGTGCCGTGCTGTGCGCGGTGCGTCGTGCTGTCGACGACGGGGAGCTGAGCGTGGCCGTTCCCGAGCGGGCTGTCGTCACGCCGCCGGGGCCCGGAGGGCGGGGGGACTACGCCACCAACATCGCCTTGCAGCTCGCCCGGCCCGCCGGGCAGACGCCTCTTCGGGTGGCCGAGGTTCTGCGGCCGTATCTGATGGGGGCCGAGGGCGTCTGCGGGGTGGAGATCACCGGGCCCGGGTTCCTCAACCTCAGCCTCGACGGTTCCGCCGTCGTCGATCTGGTCCGGCGGATCAGGGTGGACGGCTCGCGGTACGGGCACAGTGACGACCTCGCCGGGCAGGTGTTCGAGGTGCGGGTGCCGTACGAGGTGCGGGCCGAGGTGCTCGCCGACGTGCTCGCGCGGATCATCGGAGCACAGGGCGGCCTCGTCGACGTCCGTCATGACCTGCGGGACATGCGTCATGACCTCCGTCCTCGCGGCGGTGGTCGCCCCCGCGGCGTCCGTCTTGACGGTGGGCATGTTGACCGTGATGTGGGGGGCGGCAGCGTGTTGCGGCCGGTTCCCGCTCCGGAGGATCCCGCTCCGCTCGGTCTCGACGCCGCTCGCTGGGCCCTGGTCCATCCCGCCCCGCACGACCGGCCCCGCATCACCGCCGACCATCTGGTCCAGCGTGAGGGCAATCCCCTCTTCCGCGTCCGCTACGCCCATGCCCGTACCCGGGCCGTGGGCCGCAACGCCGCCGACCTGGGCTTCGCCGCCGAGGCCGGTCCTCTGGACGCCGCCGACCTCGTCGGCCTTCTCGCGGACTATCCCCGCGTTCTCGCCACGGCCACCGCCACGGCCACCGCCACTGTCGCGGCCACTGCCCTCGCCGTCGCCCCTGCTCCGTCGAACCGGCCGCCGTCCAGGCCCTCCAGGACGTCGTCCGAGCCGCGGGCCGTTCCTGATTTCTCCGTGCCGTCGCGGCTGGCCCGGCATCTGGTCGGGGTGGCCGACGCCACGCTCGTCCTGCTGCCCTCCGTGCTGCCGCGCGGTGCGGAGAAACCCTCGGCCGCCCATCGTGCCCGGCTCGCGCTCGCCGAAGCGGCCGGGGCGGTGCTGGCCGGCGGCCTGTCCCTGCTCGGCATCGACGCACCCGACCACCTCTGA
- the rho gene encoding transcription termination factor Rho: MSDTTDLMGARVEETAAAPATDASAPATGAGSRRRRGTGLDGMVLAELQQVASGLGIRGTARMRKSQLIEVIKEAQAGGGAAPAKATPAADAAETKPKRRATSKARTGDSAEKKADAAPAEAAADKAVAQQQIEIPGQPAGGEAPAERRRRRATADAGSPETVVAEAKSAAKTETSAPAQAEGQGQPQGDARGDADGAEGRRRDRRERGRERGDRGERGDRADRGERGDRRKGDDQQGGQQQRGGQQGQQQSGGRQDRQQRDNGPRADEDDDFEGGRRGRRGRYRDRRGRRGRDEIGAAEPQLADDDVLIPVAGILDILDNYAFIRTSGYLPGPNDVYVSLAQVRKNGLRKGDHVTGAVRQPKEGERREKFNALVRLDSVNGMAPEHGRGRPEFNKLTPLYPQDRLRLETDPGVLTTRIIDLVSPIGKGQRGLIVAPPKTGKTMIMQAIANAITHNNPECHLMVVLVDERPEEVTDMQRSVKGEVISSTFDRPAEDHTTVAELAIERAKRLVELGHDVVVLLDSITRLGRAYNLAAPASGRILSGGVDSTALYPPKRFFGAARNIEDGGSLTILATALVDTGSRMDEVIFEEFKGTGNMELKLDRKLADKRIFPAVDVDASGTRKEEILLGSDELAVVWKLRRVLHALDQQQAIELLLDKMKQTKSNGEFLLQIQKTTPSPGNNND, translated from the coding sequence GTGAGCGACACCACCGATCTGATGGGCGCACGTGTCGAGGAGACCGCTGCCGCGCCCGCCACGGACGCCTCCGCGCCTGCCACCGGTGCGGGCTCCCGGCGGCGCCGCGGTACCGGCCTCGACGGCATGGTGCTGGCCGAGCTGCAGCAGGTCGCATCCGGACTCGGTATCAGGGGCACCGCGCGGATGCGCAAGAGCCAGCTGATCGAGGTCATCAAGGAGGCGCAGGCCGGGGGAGGCGCCGCCCCCGCGAAGGCGACGCCCGCGGCGGACGCCGCCGAGACCAAGCCCAAGCGTCGCGCCACCTCCAAGGCGCGCACGGGCGACTCCGCAGAGAAGAAGGCGGACGCCGCCCCCGCCGAGGCCGCCGCCGACAAGGCCGTGGCCCAGCAGCAGATCGAGATCCCCGGTCAGCCGGCCGGCGGGGAGGCCCCCGCCGAGCGCCGTCGCCGTCGTGCCACCGCCGACGCGGGCAGCCCGGAGACGGTCGTCGCCGAGGCCAAGAGCGCCGCGAAGACCGAGACGTCCGCCCCGGCGCAGGCCGAGGGCCAGGGCCAGCCGCAGGGCGACGCGCGCGGTGACGCCGACGGCGCCGAGGGCCGCCGCCGCGACCGCCGTGAGCGCGGCCGCGAGCGCGGTGACCGGGGCGAGCGCGGTGACCGTGCCGACCGCGGCGAGCGCGGTGACCGTCGCAAGGGCGACGACCAGCAGGGCGGCCAGCAGCAGCGCGGCGGCCAGCAGGGCCAGCAGCAGAGCGGCGGCCGTCAGGACCGCCAGCAGCGCGACAACGGTCCGCGCGCCGACGAGGACGACGACTTCGAGGGCGGCCGGCGTGGCCGTCGCGGCCGCTACCGCGACCGCCGGGGCCGTCGCGGGCGCGACGAGATCGGCGCCGCCGAGCCGCAGCTCGCCGACGACGACGTCCTGATCCCCGTCGCGGGCATCCTGGACATCCTCGACAACTACGCCTTCATCCGGACCTCGGGCTACCTGCCGGGTCCGAACGACGTCTACGTCTCCCTCGCCCAGGTCCGCAAGAACGGCCTGCGCAAGGGCGACCACGTCACCGGCGCGGTCCGTCAGCCCAAGGAAGGCGAGCGGCGCGAGAAGTTCAACGCGCTGGTCCGTCTGGACTCCGTCAACGGCATGGCGCCCGAACACGGCCGCGGCCGCCCGGAGTTCAACAAGCTGACCCCCCTGTACCCGCAGGACCGCCTCCGCCTGGAGACGGACCCGGGCGTGCTGACGACCCGGATCATCGACCTCGTGTCGCCGATCGGCAAGGGCCAGCGCGGTCTGATCGTGGCCCCGCCGAAGACCGGCAAGACCATGATCATGCAGGCGATCGCCAACGCGATCACGCACAACAACCCCGAGTGCCACCTGATGGTCGTCCTGGTCGACGAGCGTCCGGAAGAGGTCACCGACATGCAGCGGTCGGTCAAGGGCGAGGTCATCTCCTCGACCTTCGACCGCCCGGCCGAGGACCACACCACGGTCGCCGAGCTGGCCATCGAGCGCGCCAAGCGCCTGGTGGAGCTGGGCCACGACGTCGTCGTGCTGCTCGACTCGATCACGCGTCTGGGCCGTGCGTACAACCTCGCCGCGCCCGCCTCCGGCCGCATCCTGTCCGGTGGTGTCGACTCGACCGCCCTGTACCCGCCGAAGCGCTTCTTCGGTGCGGCCCGCAACATCGAGGACGGCGGCTCGCTGACCATCCTCGCCACCGCCCTGGTGGACACCGGGTCCCGCATGGACGAGGTGATCTTCGAGGAGTTCAAGGGCACCGGCAACATGGAGCTCAAGCTCGACCGCAAGCTCGCCGACAAGCGCATCTTCCCGGCGGTGGACGTCGACGCGTCCGGTACCCGCAAGGAAGAGATCCTGCTCGGCAGCGACGAGCTGGCCGTCGTCTGGAAGCTGCGCCGGGTGCTGCACGCGCTCGACCAGCAGCAGGCGATCGAGCTGCTGCTCGACAAGATGAAGCAGACGAAGTCGAACGGCGAGTTCCTGCTCCAGATCCAGAAGACGACGCCGTCGCCGGGCAACAACAACGACTGA
- the thrB gene encoding homoserine kinase, whose translation MAGPAFRAAPVRVRVPATSANLGPGFDAFGLALGLYDDVVVRVADSGLHIDIAGEGSETLPRDEKHLLVRSLRTAFDVLGGQPRGLEIVCANRIPHGRGLGSSSAAICAGIVAARAVTIGGESRLDDAALLELATEIEGHPDNVAACLLGGFTLSWLEAGAARAIRMEPAGSVVPVVFVPGKPVLTETARGLLPRSVPHVDAAANAGRAALLVEALTRRPDLLLTATEDRLHQEYRAPAMPDSAALVERLRADGIPAVISGAGPTVMALADAGTADKIEASAGADWAANRLELDLRGASVLPLAPSGDIQ comes from the coding sequence ATGGCCGGTCCCGCCTTCCGTGCCGCCCCCGTCCGGGTGCGCGTCCCCGCCACCAGCGCCAACCTCGGCCCGGGTTTCGACGCCTTCGGGCTCGCGCTGGGACTCTACGACGACGTCGTCGTCCGGGTGGCCGACTCAGGGCTGCACATCGACATCGCGGGGGAGGGCAGCGAGACGCTGCCGCGCGACGAGAAGCATCTCCTCGTCCGTTCCCTGCGCACCGCGTTCGACGTCCTGGGCGGTCAGCCGCGCGGCCTCGAGATCGTCTGCGCGAACCGCATTCCGCACGGCCGGGGCCTCGGCTCGTCGTCGGCCGCGATCTGCGCGGGCATCGTCGCCGCGCGCGCGGTGACGATAGGCGGCGAGAGCAGGCTCGACGACGCGGCGCTGCTGGAGCTGGCGACCGAGATCGAGGGGCACCCCGACAACGTCGCGGCCTGTCTGCTGGGCGGGTTCACCCTGTCCTGGCTGGAGGCGGGCGCCGCGCGGGCGATCAGGATGGAGCCGGCCGGTTCCGTCGTTCCGGTGGTTTTCGTGCCCGGGAAGCCGGTGCTGACCGAGACCGCGCGCGGACTGCTCCCGCGCTCCGTGCCGCACGTCGACGCAGCCGCCAACGCCGGCCGCGCCGCACTGCTCGTCGAGGCCCTGACGCGCCGTCCGGACCTGCTGCTGACGGCCACCGAGGACCGTCTGCACCAGGAGTACCGCGCGCCGGCCATGCCGGACAGCGCCGCACTGGTGGAGCGGCTGCGCGCGGACGGGATCCCCGCGGTGATCTCCGGCGCCGGGCCCACCGTGATGGCGCTGGCCGACGCGGGGACGGCCGACAAGATCGAGGCCTCCGCCGGCGCGGACTGGGCCGCGAACCGCCTCGAGCTGGACCTGCGAGGGGCGAGCGTGCTGCCCCTGGCGCCCTCCGGCGACATCCAATAG
- a CDS encoding helix-turn-helix transcriptional regulator: MTVPQILAELGGVSRRTFYRWRELGQAPEAIKLPNGELRFWRSDFTSWLHGLGEAA, from the coding sequence ATGACCGTCCCGCAGATCCTCGCCGAGCTGGGCGGAGTCTCCCGGCGCACCTTCTATCGCTGGCGCGAGCTGGGACAGGCTCCGGAAGCGATCAAGCTCCCGAACGGTGAACTCCGCTTCTGGCGCAGTGACTTCACCTCTTGGCTTCACGGGCTCGGGGAGGCGGCGTGA
- a CDS encoding replication initiator: protein MRPEAPTGAIRQLAALAQYGDLSTYAHQVQRLGGCERPVRMEGHRLDVHAATGEIVREIFDRDLPAGQLLIRCNNRRATRCAACAEVYRKDTYHLVTAGLSGGKGIGPAVAQHPRVFATFTAPSFGPVHNRPGGGRCRCGRLHPDDDPALGTPLNPERYDYRDAVLWNAHAGALWARFTTYLRQQLASRADITRSELRHCLKLSYAKVAEYQRRGAVHFHAVIRLDGPEGAEDSPPVWATTELLSDAIRSAVRLAETPGPTLDGRAHTFRFGEQLDIRPIRSADFAGTTDLSSRAVAAYIAKYATKGAESATGTIDRPIRNPITDLIGTDVTDHARRMILTCWHLGGLPELEELRLRKWAHMLGFRGHFSTKSRAYSVTLGALRQERADHNEALTRERAALVGHPLPDPDTVLVLSHWRFAGTGLTAAESWLAASRRSDTPDMEGDSSWTADETN from the coding sequence ATGCGCCCCGAGGCTCCCACCGGAGCCATTCGCCAACTGGCAGCCCTCGCCCAGTACGGCGACCTCAGCACTTATGCACACCAGGTTCAGCGGCTCGGCGGTTGCGAGCGGCCCGTACGGATGGAGGGCCACCGCCTCGACGTCCACGCCGCGACCGGCGAAATCGTCCGCGAGATCTTCGACCGCGACCTTCCCGCCGGACAGCTCCTCATCCGCTGCAACAACCGCCGCGCGACACGCTGCGCCGCCTGCGCCGAGGTCTACCGCAAGGACACGTACCACCTCGTCACGGCCGGCCTGAGCGGCGGCAAGGGAATCGGCCCGGCCGTCGCCCAACACCCCCGCGTCTTCGCCACCTTCACCGCTCCGTCCTTCGGGCCCGTCCACAACCGGCCTGGTGGTGGTCGCTGCCGCTGCGGACGCCTCCACCCGGACGACGACCCCGCCCTCGGCACCCCGCTGAACCCGGAGCGCTACGACTACCGCGACGCCGTCCTCTGGAACGCACACGCCGGTGCCCTGTGGGCCCGCTTCACCACCTACCTACGCCAACAGCTCGCCTCCCGCGCGGACATCACCCGCTCCGAACTGCGCCACTGCCTCAAGCTCTCGTACGCCAAGGTCGCCGAGTACCAGCGGCGCGGGGCCGTGCACTTCCATGCCGTGATCCGCCTCGACGGTCCCGAGGGTGCCGAGGACTCCCCTCCGGTCTGGGCCACGACGGAACTTCTCAGCGACGCGATCCGCTCGGCCGTCCGGCTCGCCGAGACCCCCGGCCCGACCCTCGACGGGCGCGCCCACACGTTCCGCTTCGGCGAACAGCTCGACATCCGCCCGATCCGCTCGGCTGACTTCGCCGGAACCACCGACCTGAGCAGCCGGGCCGTCGCCGCCTACATCGCCAAGTACGCCACCAAGGGAGCGGAGAGCGCGACCGGCACCATCGACCGACCGATCCGCAACCCCATCACCGACCTGATCGGCACCGACGTCACCGACCACGCCCGCCGGATGATCCTCACCTGCTGGCATCTCGGAGGACTGCCCGAACTCGAAGAACTCCGGTTGCGCAAGTGGGCTCACATGCTCGGCTTCCGCGGCCACTTCTCGACCAAGTCCCGCGCGTACTCCGTCACCCTCGGCGCCCTCCGCCAGGAACGCGCCGACCACAACGAAGCACTCACCCGCGAACGCGCGGCCCTGGTCGGCCACCCCCTCCCGGACCCGGACACCGTCCTCGTCCTCTCCCACTGGCGCTTCGCCGGTACCGGGCTCACGGCCGCCGAATCCTGGCTCGCCGCCTCGCGCCGATCCGACACCCCAGACATGGAAGGAGACTCGTCGTGGACCGCCGACGAGACGAACTGA
- the lysA gene encoding diaminopimelate decarboxylase: MSRSAHPAGPRHADVLPEGHYSAPPADLNALDPKVWARTVARDDDGVVTVGGVDVVTLAERHGTPAYILDEADFRDRARAWRTAFGADADVFYAGKAFLSRAVVRWLHEEGLNLDVCSGGELATALSAGMPADRIAFHGNNKSTDEIERAVDAGVGRIVLDSFQEIVRVAHIAQSRGMRQRVQIRVTVGVEAHTHEFIATAHEDQKFGIPLAGGQAAEAVRRALQLDGLELIGIHSHIGSQIFDMSGFEVAAHRVVGLLKDIRDEHGVELPEIDLGGGLGIAYTSDDDPREPHEIAKALTEIVTRECESARLRTPRISVEPGRAIVGPTAFTLYEVGTVKPLDGLRTYVSVDGGMSDNIRTALYDAEYSVALVSRVSDAAPMPARVVGKHCESGDIVVKDAFLPADLAPGDLIAVPATGAYCRSMASNYNHVLRPPVVVVHEGESRVVVRRETEEDLLRLDVG; encoded by the coding sequence ATGAGCCGATCCGCCCACCCCGCCGGGCCCCGTCACGCCGACGTCCTTCCCGAGGGCCACTACTCCGCTCCGCCCGCCGACCTCAACGCCCTCGACCCCAAGGTGTGGGCGCGGACCGTCGCGCGTGACGACGACGGTGTCGTGACCGTCGGCGGCGTCGACGTCGTCACCCTCGCCGAGCGGCACGGCACACCCGCCTACATCCTCGACGAGGCCGACTTCCGCGACCGGGCCCGCGCCTGGCGCACCGCGTTCGGGGCCGACGCCGACGTCTTCTACGCGGGCAAGGCCTTCCTGTCCCGGGCCGTCGTGCGGTGGCTGCACGAGGAGGGGCTGAACCTCGACGTCTGCTCCGGGGGCGAACTCGCCACCGCGCTGTCCGCCGGGATGCCCGCCGACCGGATCGCCTTCCACGGCAACAACAAGTCGACGGACGAGATCGAGCGGGCCGTCGACGCCGGCGTCGGACGGATCGTGCTCGACTCGTTCCAGGAGATCGTGCGGGTCGCGCACATCGCGCAGTCGCGGGGCATGCGGCAGCGGGTGCAGATCCGGGTCACCGTCGGCGTCGAGGCGCACACGCACGAGTTCATCGCCACCGCCCACGAGGACCAGAAGTTCGGGATCCCGCTCGCCGGCGGGCAGGCCGCCGAGGCCGTGCGGCGGGCGCTCCAGCTCGACGGGCTGGAGCTGATCGGGATCCACTCGCACATCGGGTCGCAGATCTTCGACATGTCCGGCTTCGAGGTCGCCGCCCACCGGGTCGTCGGGCTGCTCAAGGACATCCGTGACGAGCACGGGGTCGAGCTGCCGGAGATCGACCTCGGCGGCGGGCTGGGCATCGCCTACACCAGCGACGACGATCCGCGTGAGCCGCACGAGATCGCCAAGGCGCTGACGGAGATCGTCACCCGTGAGTGCGAGTCGGCCCGGCTGCGGACGCCCCGCATCTCGGTGGAGCCGGGGCGCGCCATCGTCGGGCCCACGGCCTTCACCCTGTACGAGGTGGGCACCGTCAAGCCGCTCGACGGGCTGCGGACGTACGTCTCCGTCGACGGCGGCATGTCGGACAACATCCGTACCGCGCTGTACGACGCCGAGTACAGCGTCGCGCTCGTCTCCCGCGTCTCGGACGCCGCGCCCATGCCGGCGCGGGTCGTGGGCAAGCACTGCGAGAGCGGGGACATCGTGGTCAAGGACGCGTTCCTGCCGGCCGACCTGGCGCCGGGCGACCTCATCGCCGTCCCGGCCACCGGCGCGTACTGCCGGTCCATGGCCAGCAACTACAACCACGTGCTGCGGCCGCCGGTCGTCGTCGTGCACGAGGGCGAGTCGCGGGTGGTCGTGCGGCGGGAGACGGAGGAGGATCTGCTGCGGCTCGACGTCGGCTGA